A genomic region of Phragmites australis chromosome 2, lpPhrAust1.1, whole genome shotgun sequence contains the following coding sequences:
- the LOC133908880 gene encoding secretory carrier-associated membrane protein 2-like yields the protein MAGRYDRNPFEEDDVNPFAGGSVPPASNSRMPPLPHEPAGFYNDNATVDIPLESTKDLSKKEKELRAKEAELNKRERELKRREEAADRAGIVIEEKNWPPFLPIIHHDISNEIPIHLQRMQYLAFSSLLGLTACLFWNIIATTAAWIKGEGVMIWLLAIIYFVSGVPGAYVLWYRPLYNAMRTESALKFGWFFLFYLLHILFCVWSAVGPPFPFKGKSLTGILPAIDVIGNSAIVGIFYFIGFGLFCLESLLSIVVIQQVGMYFRGSGKAAEMKREATRGALRNAF from the exons ATGGCGGGGAGGTACGACCGCAACCCGTTCGAGGAGGACGACGTCAACCCCTTCGCG GGAGGAAGTGTACCTCCTGCTTCTAATTCCCGGATGCCACCTCTTCCTCATGAACCAGCGGGCTTCTATAATGATAATGCCACAGTAGACATACCTCTTGAATCAACTAAG GACCTAAgtaaaaaggagaaagaactgCGGGCAAAGGAGGCTGAGCTAAACAAACGGGAAAGG GAACTGAAAAGAAGGGAGGAAGCTGCAGACAGAG CTGGTATTGTCATTGAAGAGAAAAACTGGCCACCCTTTTTGCCCATTATTCATCATGACATTTCAAATGAGATACCAATTCACCTACAAAGGATGCAGTACCTGGCATTTTCTTCACTGTTGG GATTGACAGCCTGTCTTTTTTGGAACATCATTGCAACTACAGCAGCATGGATTAAAGGAGAAG GTGTTATGATCTGGTTGCTAGCCATTATCTACTTCGTCTCAGGTGTCCCTGGGGCCTATGTGCTATGGTATCGCCCACTTTATAATGCGATGAG GACTGAAAGTGCTTTGAAGTTTGGGTGGTTTTTCTTGTTTTACCTG CTCCATATACTATTCTGTGTCTGGTCAGCTGTGGGTCCTCCATTTCCTTTCAAAGGAAAATCCTTGAC TGGGATTTTGCCGGCTATTGATGTCATAGGCAACAGCGCTATTGTGGGG ATATTTTACTTCATTGGATTTGGGCTGTTCTGCCTTGAATCGCTGCTCAGCATTGTTGTTATTCAG CAAGTAGGCATGTACTTCCGTGGAAGTGGAAAAGCTGCAGAAATGAAACGTGAGGCAACCCGTGGTGCTTTGAGAAATGCATTTTGA
- the LOC133908881 gene encoding BTB/POZ domain-containing protein At5g03250-like, which produces MATMKLGSKPEIFVLEDLTWRCMTELESDVVVEVGEMSFNLHKFPLLSRSGVLQRMISEYLPPADGGGMCTLQLDDIPGGAKAFELAAKFCYDVKIELNALNVVCLRCAAEYLHMTDDYAEGNLITQAESFLTDVLANWKDSIKALETCEGVLPTAEDLHLVSRCITALASKVCASDAAASLLRNASVDKDALWNGIGSGDTPRGLPVASSAAAAASGMDWWYEDVSFLSLPMFKRLIQAMEAKGMRAESIAGAIMFYAGRFLPGLKRNTSFSNALSGFGGDAGSRNITPRAANVSAPSEGDQRYFLEEIVALLPTKKGVASTKFLLGMLRTAMLLLASPLCRENLERRIGAQLEDASLDDLLVPNLGYHVETLYDIDCVQRILDYFMSSTDGLGTGYTSPAVAEEGGSGLGAPQAGTPSSSLSPITMVAKLMDGYLAEVAPDTNLKLPKFQALAAVVPDYARPVDDGIYRAIDIYLKSHPWLSESEREQLCRLMNCQKLSLEACTHAAQNERLPLRVVVQVLFFEQLRLRTSIAGWFFVSDNAAAEADGARPHPGGAIVPKGARAGALAEAEADTDAEAPEGKEETITDVKARVSELEKECKSMKQEIRRLGKPRRSWSLLTRKCGFGAKVQQAQPAMNGK; this is translated from the exons ATGGCGACCATGAAGCTAGGTTCCAAGCCGGAGATATTCGTCCTCGAAGACCTCACATG GAGATGCATGACCGAGCTTGAGAGTGACGTTGTTGTCGAAGTAGGAGAGATGTCCTTTAACCTCCACAAG TTCCCGCTGCTGAGCCGGAGCGGCGTGCTGCAGCGGATGATCAGCGAGTACCTACCGCCGGCGGACGGCGGCGGCATGTGCACGCTGCAGCTGGACGACATCCCCGGCGGCGCCAAGGCGTTCGAGTTGGCCGCCAAGTTCTGCTACGACGTCAAGATCGAGCTCAACGCGCTGAACGTGGTGTGCCTCCGCTGCGCGGCCGAGTACCTGCACATGACGGACGACTACGCCGAGGGCAACCTCATCACGCAGGCTGAGTCCTTCCTCACCGACGTGCTCGCCAACTGGAAGGACTCCATCAAGGCGCTCGAGACCTGCGAGGGCGTCCTCCCCACCGCCGAGGACCTGCACCTCGTCTCCCGCTGCATCACCGCGCTGGCGTCCAAGGTCTGCGCCTCCGACGCCGCCGCTTCGCTGCTCAGGAACGCCAGCGTTGACAAGGACGCGCTCTGGAACGGCATTGGGTCAGGGGACACGCCACGGGGGCTTCCCGTCgcctcctcggcggcggcggctgcgtctGGGATGGACTGGTGGTACGAGGACGTGTCGTTCCTAAGCCTGCCCATGTTCAAGCGGCTGATCCAGGCGATGGAGGCGAAGGGCATGCGCGCCGAGAGCATCGCCGGCGCCATCATGTTCTACGCGGGTCGGTTCCTCCCGGGGCTGAAGCGCAACACCAGCTTCAGCAATGCACTGTCCGGGTTCGGCGGCGATGCCGGCAGCCGCAACATCACCCCGCGCGCCGCCAACGTGTCGGCGCCGTCCGAGGGCGACCAGAGGTACTTTTTGGAGGAGATTGTGGCGCTGCTGCCGACCAAGAAGGGCGTGGCCTCCACCAAGTTCCTGCTCGGAATGCTGCGCACGGCGATGCTCCTCCTCGCCAGCCCGCTGTGCCGGGAGAACCTGGAGCGGCGGATCGGCGCGCAGCTTGAGGACGCCTCGCTGGACGACCTGCTCGTGCCCAACCTAGGCTACCACGTCGAGACGCTCTACGACATCGACTGCGTGCAGCGGATACTGGACTACTTCATGTCGTCGACGGACGGGCTCGGGACCGGGTACACGtcgccggcggtggcggaggagggCGGCAGCGGCCTTGGGGCGCCTCAGGCCGGGACGCCTTCGTCGTCGCTGTCGCCGATCACCATGGTGGCCAAACTCATGGACGGGTACCTCGCGGAGGTGGCGCCGGACACCAACCTGAAGCTGCCCAAGTTCCAGGCGCTCGCGGCTGTGGTGCCCGACTACGCGCGCCCTGTTGACGACGGCATCTACCGCGCCATCGACATATACCTCAAG TCGCACCCATGGCTGTCGGAGTCGGAGCGGGAGCAGCTGTGCCGGCTGATGAACTGCCAGAAGCTGTCGCTGGAGGCGTGCACGCACGCGGCGCAGAACGAGCGCCTGCCGCTGCGGGTGGTGGTGCAGGTGCTCTTCTTCGAGCAGCTCCGCCTCCGCACGTCCATCGCCGGGTGGTTCTTCGTATCCGAcaacgcggcggcggaggccgaCGGCGCGCGCCCGCACCCCGGCGGCGCCATCGTCCCCAAGGGCGCAAGAGCCGGCGCGctggccgaggccgaggccgacaCCGACGCCGAAGCGCCCGAGGGGAAGGAGGAGACCATCACCGATGTGAAGGCCCGGGTTTCGGAGCTAGAGAAGGAGTGCAAGAGCATGAAGCAGGAGATCCGGCGGCTCGGGAAGCCCCGGAGGTCGTGGAGCCTCCTCACCAGGAAGTGCGGCTTCGGAGCCAAGGTGCAACAAGCGCAGCCCGCCATGAACGGCAAATAG